A stretch of DNA from Candidatus Methylomirabilota bacterium:
CAGACCGGGCCGCATGCGAAGCGCGCGGGCTACAACACGATCGCCCAGGGCATGAGCGGGATCATGGCGCTCACGGGCATGCCGGGGAGCCCGCCGACCCGGGTCGGGGGCTCGGTCGCGGATCTCGCCGCGGGCTTCCTCGCCTTCGGCGCCGCGAACGCGGCGCTCGTGCACCGCCAGCGGACCGGCCGGGGCCAGCACCTCGACGTGAACCTGCTCGCCTCGACGCTGGCCCTCCTGCCCGATCCCGTCGCCCACTACTTCGACTCGGGCAAGCGCCCGCCGCGCCTGGGTAACCGCAATGCGAACCTGACGCCCGCCGAGGCCTTCCGCACGAAGGACGGCTGGGTGCAGGTCGTGATCATGAACCCCGATCAGTACGCGCGCTTCGCGAAGGCGCTCGGCGACGAGGGGCTCGCGACCGAGCCGAAGTTCGCGAGCAACGACAGCCGCCTCGCGCACCACGAGGAGCTGAAGGCGCGGGTCGAGGCGGCGCTCGGGCGCGCGACGACGGCCGAGTGGGTACAGCGCTTCGAGGCGGCGCAGGTCGCCGCGGGGCCGATCTACGAGTTCGATGAGGTCTTCGAGGACGCGCAGGTGAAGCACCTGGGCCTCGTCGCGGAGGTCGACCAGCCCGGCTACGGCAAGGCGAAGATGCTCGCCTTCCCCGTCCGCGCGTCGGCGACGCCCGCCTCGATCCGCCGCCCCGCGCCGCTCCTCGGCGAGCACACCGCCGAGGTGCTCGCCGAGCTCGGGCTCGCGCGCGACGAGATCGACCGGCTCGCGGCTCGGGGTGTCGTGGCGCTCGGCTGACCCGGGCGCCGCACAGGAGGTGACCATGCAGGGACGTACCATCGTCGTCGCGCTCGCGATCCTCGCGGCGGCTGCGGGCTGCGCCGGCCTCAAGGCCGGGCGGCCCTTCCCCTCGCCCGATTCCGCGCAGATCGTCACCGGCGTCACCGACAAGGCCGCGCTCGAGCGCATGTTCGGCGAGCCGTACCAGGTCGGCCTCGACAGCGGCGATCAGACCTGGCGCTGGTTCTACGCGGAGCGCGGCGGCGAGGCGAGCAAGGACTTCACCGTCCGCTTCAACGCGAACGGCACGGTCAAGTCCTACTCGTTCGCGTCGAATTTCCCCGAGGACATGAGCAAGTTCAGGAGATAGGAGGAGCCTCGATGCCCAACATCACGATCCAGTGGTACGCCGGCCGCACCCAGGACCAGAAGCGCCAGCTCACCGCCGCCATCACCGACGCGATGGTGAAGATCGGCAAGACCACCCCCGAGCAGGTCCACATCGTCTTCGAGGACGTGGAGAAGTCGAACTGGGGCTGGAACGGCAAGCTGGCCAGCGACTAGACTGGGAGCAAGGAGGATCCGACATGGCCCGACTGCTGGCC
This window harbors:
- a CDS encoding tautomerase family protein — protein: MPNITIQWYAGRTQDQKRQLTAAITDAMVKIGKTTPEQVHIVFEDVEKSNWGWNGKLASD
- a CDS encoding CoA transferase; this translates as MTETPTMLEGIRVLDLSRVIAGPYCATLMADLGADVVKVERPGRGDDLRAWRGDGMSATFAAINRNKRGIAVDMQQPDGARLVLELARRADVVVENFLPGVANKLGVGYAQVSAVNPSVVYVSVTGFGQTGPHAKRAGYNTIAQGMSGIMALTGMPGSPPTRVGGSVADLAAGFLAFGAANAALVHRQRTGRGQHLDVNLLASTLALLPDPVAHYFDSGKRPPRLGNRNANLTPAEAFRTKDGWVQVVIMNPDQYARFAKALGDEGLATEPKFASNDSRLAHHEELKARVEAALGRATTAEWVQRFEAAQVAAGPIYEFDEVFEDAQVKHLGLVAEVDQPGYGKAKMLAFPVRASATPASIRRPAPLLGEHTAEVLAELGLARDEIDRLAARGVVALG